A stretch of DNA from Arthrobacter globiformis:
GTGGAACTCACCGACGTCAACGATGACCAGTGGTTCAACTTCCGGGACCCGGACGGAAACGTCCTCATGATCTGCCAAATCCCCCCGGCCACCGAGTAGCAGCCGCTGAACAGAACGCGCCGAGTGAGCCGCACCCCAGCGGAGTCCTGCGCTTGGCAGCGCCGGTGTCACAGCGCAGAGCTAGGCGCGGAGACTGCTGAAGTCCGCCTGGCCCATCGTGGCGTACTCCGCATAGGTCCGGACCACAGCGTCCTCGATGGCCTGCACGTCAAGGTCGGGCACAAGGTCGTTGACCGCGCCGGCAGTCGCCGGATCCCAGTCCAGCCCCAGGGCCGCGTAGCTTTCCGTGAGCACCTTCCGGATGGGCGCCGAGTTCTCCACCACGACGACGGAGCTGAACAACCAGGCGCCGGACACCACGCGCTGGGCCGTGCCCACCAGCTTGATCCGTTGGCCCGGAGCCTCGGGTGCAAAGCCATGGACGCTGTATTCACCCGGGCAGTACTCCCCGGGGATCTCGCCGACGGCGGCATGCACACCGACGCTTTGGAGCGCCCCCGCCAGCATCTCGCCGAAAAATGCGAAACGGCCTTTGGCTCCGGCGATCGCATCGCTGTCCGGCTCCACGTGGTCGATGATCAGGGTGCCCTCATGGTAGGCGGCGGCGCGGCCTCCCGCCTTGCGGATCAGCGGCTCGAACCCCAGGTCGCGGCAGGCCTGGGCGGCGGCACCGAAGCCGGGCAGGCGGGTGTCGCGCTGGCCGAAGGCCACAGTCGGTGCGGGCCGGTAGAGCCGAAGGGTGGGTCCGATGTCCCCGGCCCTGGCCTTGCCGAGGAGTTCGATCCCGAAATCAAGGTCCCGGACTGCGCCAAGTGACTGCTCCTGCCGGACGAGGGTCAGAGTCCGTGAATCAGCCCCGGCCTGCTGCATGTTGCTAAGCTCCCTTATGGTCGTATTGCAATTTCTGGTCGTCGCGGCTGCCTTCGCCGTGATCGACGCCGTGTGGCTTAAGCTCATGAACCCGTTCTACCGCAGCCACATCGGTGAATTGCTGGCCGACCGGCCCCATCTAGGGTACGCCGTGGCGTTCTATTTGATTTACATTGCCGGCATCGTTTTCTTTGCCCTGCACCCGGCGCTCGACGGCGGCACCTGGCTGGCCGCCGTCGGCCGCGGGGCGGCGCTGGGCGCCTTCGCCTACGCAACGTACGACCTCACCAATGCCGCGACGCTCAAGACCTGGCCGCTGCAGCTCATTGTCGTGGACATGGCGTGGGGCGCCCTGCTGACCGCCCTCGCCACGCTGGTGGGCTGGCTGGTCTTCCACTAGGGCGGCATCAGCCAGCGGCCGGCGGCAGTCACTGCCCGGCCGCGGTCAGCTCTTCCGCAGCGTGAGGATCTGTTCCGCCCGGCCGAACGGCCCGGACCGGTCATGGAGCACCGTCGAGGTGAGGCCGATGCCGTCAGCACCAAAGGACACGGCGTTGTCCAGCCCCAGCCACTCGCCCTCCGGCCGCCGGTACATGTGGATCTGGAGGTCCAGGTTCGGAAAGGCGTAACTGTCCTTGCCCGGCGGCACCCGCGCGGCAATGCCGTTGGCGGTGTCCAC
This window harbors:
- a CDS encoding lipoate--protein ligase family protein, which gives rise to MQQAGADSRTLTLVRQEQSLGAVRDLDFGIELLGKARAGDIGPTLRLYRPAPTVAFGQRDTRLPGFGAAAQACRDLGFEPLIRKAGGRAAAYHEGTLIIDHVEPDSDAIAGAKGRFAFFGEMLAGALQSVGVHAAVGEIPGEYCPGEYSVHGFAPEAPGQRIKLVGTAQRVVSGAWLFSSVVVVENSAPIRKVLTESYAALGLDWDPATAGAVNDLVPDLDVQAIEDAVVRTYAEYATMGQADFSSLRA
- a CDS encoding DUF2177 family protein gives rise to the protein MVVLQFLVVAAAFAVIDAVWLKLMNPFYRSHIGELLADRPHLGYAVAFYLIYIAGIVFFALHPALDGGTWLAAVGRGAALGAFAYATYDLTNAATLKTWPLQLIVVDMAWGALLTALATLVGWLVFH